The genome window TCCTGATGAGAAAGTGGATAATATCTTCTCGATCGATGAAGATACATCTGAGGCATGTTGAAGAGTAATAATAGCCGATTGTGGTTCCACCTGCAGGATTAACCTTGTCAGCTAAATGCTCTGTTTTTGCAACAGTTCAGTCCACTAGTGATATTATCCGCTTTGGGCCTAAGCATGCACGGTTTTAAAACGcgtcactagggtctaaggcttGTTTACTTATATACTCAACATCTCTCACGTGTTTTGGCGATGAGAGATTCGCCTGAGGTGTCATATACACCTCCTTAGGGCGTACGCGGAGTGGTTCTGATACTATATTTAACAACCCAGTTCACTAATGATATTATATGCTTTGGGTGGAGATCGACACGATTCGTCTGAGATGTCACATAGACCTCCTTAGGGTCTTAGCGTACGCGGAGTGGTTCTGATACCATATTTAACAGCCTAGTCCACTAGTGATATTATTCGCTTTGGGCCGAGGCCAACACGACTTTAAAATGCGTCATTAGGATCTAAGGCGTATTTACTTATATAGCCGGTATCTCTCCCGTGTTTTATCGATATGAGATTCGCATGGGGTGCATATTTCATGGTTCCACCTGTAGGATTAATCTTGTCAGCTAAATGCTCTGTTTTTGTAATAGCCCAGTCCACTAGTATATTATCTGCTTTGGGCATAAGCATGCATGGCTGTAAAACGCGTCACTAGAGTCAAAGGTTTGTTTACTTATATACCCAGCATATCTCACGTGCTTTGTTGATGTGAGATTCGACTGGGTGTCACATACACCCCTTAGGGACTCATCGTACGCGGAGTGATTCTGATACCATATTTAACAGCTTTGTCCACTAGTGATATTATTCGCTTTGGGCCGAGGCCAGCACGACTTTAAAATGCGTCATTAGGATCTAATGCGTATTTACTTATATAGCCGGTATCTCTCCTGTGTTTTATCGATATGAGATTCGCATGGGATGCATATTTCATGGTAGAGCAAATAGACCAAGTGAATAAAATGAGTTATTTGAATTGACCTACCGTTGCTCCTTCAATAAGAGGTACCCTACAAACTGCAGACTGTAAACCGTCTATGGATTTTGACACTGATGAAGAGTGTTGCCTTTCCATAGAATCCCATGCTTCTAGTAACTTAATCTGTACAATCATTCATATATGGCCAAAAAATATTACCTAAACACAATTGTAATGGTTTTGGTTTTTGGTAAATCATGTCATTTTACCAAATTAATTAAGGGTAATAAGTTCTTACTTGAGCATGAAGAATAAAACTCAATTTCATGTCCAGTTTTTGCCTCTGTAGCTGCAACTTCTTTTGTACCACAGATTGTCTCAATTTTATTAGACCACCCCAAGCATATACTAAGTTTGCCTGAGAAAACCAAATAACTCCATCAGCTGATTTTATAACTAAGGCCTAGTACTCATCACAACATTTTAAACTAAAAAAAGACTACACAAACCTCAGCCTGTTTACTTATATTTTGATTGACAATATCAGCTTTAGCCTTTACATATCTCCACTGCATCAATCTATTATGAAGCATCCTTAGCTGATGAACGCTCTCGGCCATGCCTGGCCGAAGAGGAGATGCTGCAACAGAAGAAAATTTCTTACCTTTGAACAATTCAAGCCCCATACTAAGAAAATTCCCGACTTTTTTCCCCCTAGAAGGACTCGTCGGAGGTTTCATATTTAACATAAATGTCCCTTTGTTTTCTATCAACATAGGAGGAGAGTTTGGCCTTCCAGGAGACAGAGTCCACTTAGAAGTTTTACTGTTAAGTGAACCAATCCTTTgaattggattcttgaatttgagTCCTAATTTTGGAGAACTGTCTGATGAAACTGGCTTCTGAACACTAGAATCTGCACTCCATCTTCGCGACCATTTTGATGATGAATCTTGCATATACTTTGAAGGAACTTCAATTCCAGCTTTTCTTGAACTCATTGTTGGTGCCATATAAGATGGTGCTAAGTTTCTCCGAATAACAGGAGAATCCAAGCTGTTGTTTGAATCAATGTCACTATATTCAGATTCATGTTCCAAGTCTGATAAAATATCTGATCTAATTCGTGCAGAATTAGATCTTCGTCGAAGGGAGTTCTCATCGACAGAAAGTCTTCCCGGGACAATATGATCACTATAATCTTCTAATAAATTTGAAGACTTTGAAGAAGTTGAAAATCTCCCTGGAAATTTGAGTTTTCCAGTGTACCTCATTGATCCACCAAAAAatgattttcttttttcttttgtgcTTTCTTTTTCATTCTCAAATCTACTAAACTCCGTGCAACTCTTTTGCTTACTAAGAAACATTGGAGTTTTGCAATTTTTGCGCTCTTCAATGTCTTTTAGCCTCTCATTTCCTAAGTGATTTCCAAAAGTGTCGATTGTTGAACTTGAAGATGGCCAAAGTTTTCCCATTAATCCTGAATTCTCAAGGCTTTTATGCTTTCTAGAATCAGTGGATGATCTTGGTTTTGGCACTATGTTTTGTGGAGACTGATTCTCAGTATCAAGAATTGAGTGATTTGAAGTGTGGGAGAGATATCTTGAACTTATTTTTCTTGAATTTGGCTTTTTTAGCGTCAAAGAATGATCAAAAACCATGTTTTCACAGTCGTTCTCCTTCATAGTAACAACAAAATTAACAAGCAAACAACACAATAGAGTCCAGAGATAAAAGTTTTGGCTTTTGGATTTTAGATTTTTGGTTTGTTACAGAAATGGATGAGACTAAAAACAAACACTTGAAATGTGGCGGCAATATAGATGCTAAGCCGGCATATTTACCGGATTTCTGGTGAATGGATTTATGAATTTACGTAAACAGCCTTATATGGAGAGATTTTGGTAAGAATTAAAAAGGGTAGTTTTGGGTTTTGATGAGTGGAAGTAAGTTTTGAATGTTCTCAAAGGGAGTTGACTTGGATAGAGACGTTAGAAAAACAAAAGACATCAACAAAGATAATGTTGGGTTTGGAGAAATTAGCAACTAATCTTTATCAAAATGGAGTGTCGTTTGAGGATTCTGTTTGTTTAGCTTTGCCGGCATTCCTAGTATTAGCGTTGCTTTGGGATAGAAAGCTGAAGAGGTGCCACTTGGTGCCTCtttaattttggatttaatttatCCTCTGtaaatttcttttttccttttttaactATTCAGTGTTTTTCAAAGGTGACCTGTGTAAAAAATAATTGTAAGCTTCTATTTTTGCAAGAAATAATATTTGTGAGtagtaattttaaaattttctattCCCAAAATGccaataaataaatcaataacccTTTCATAATTTGTGTAAAGTGTTAGTTAGCTTAATATGATTGTGAATTCGTGATTACGTCTCTCCATCAAGGGGCAAGTAAGTCAGTTTGGATTCAGGTATCCTCAGTTTCATTATATTACTACCTCTAAAATGAGGAAAAATGGGTCCTTCTCATAATATTTTAATCTTCCTACAATTTCTCCATATTGGTTGTAACTTGTGTTATGGATAACTTTAGTTACGTAGAGACAAACTTAAATATATCTTCTTCCATACTTCAAAGTTAACCCCCAACCCAAGGAAACATGTACTTGACGCATAAACTTAAAATTGCTGTAAAAAttcataaatattaaaatttgaaTTCCGCCTATGTGAtcattattgattattatgatttGATGTAAATATAATCTGATTGGTATAAGTAAGTACTTTCACCAATTGGGAATCCTCTGTATAAATCAAAATACTCCAATATCCTTCtcccatttctttttttttttttttttttgcttttagaATATGCGAAGTTGCTAAGTTGTAGAAATtaattgtatagggtaaaatatgctatgacacgTGACCGTCCAAAAAAGGGACACGTGAAACCCAAGACGGGGATGGCCAAAGACCGAAGGCAACTATTtcgaataacgctcataaagatgtgataaatactCTTCGCCCGATAGCATGTAATAGAGAATATTTTATGGCATTAAGAACAATTACCCATTACAGGGAATTTgatatttatgttcaccgttacatcttcatcaatgtccctcataattgacattaaaaagggcacgatcctaggatttcctcatagctataaatagtgagctcaattGTCATTGTAAAAGACacgaattttctagcaaacttacgctacattctatacaaagatcaatacaatcttatcttcttactttttgatttcgtTGTTGTTGTACCCGGAAACCCTGTTCCCGAAACTATTGCTTCTACTGTTTCGTCTAtatcctaaggctaagtattgcataattcttcaattattttattattttaggctcaaattaattcatttgtctagaaaccacgtataaattcaactgtaccattttacgggtaaacagtttggcacccaccgtggggcctagacagtcatgtaattaaattgatccttgcctttatTTACTAacatgttttgattattttgtcttagaaaaaatcataagaaatgacAGATAACATTGTTAACGACATGCATAACCCCGAGATtcgaggggatcagcctcatttcgaggactcaatcagtgacacccataATGAGGGGAATGGCGCTACAGCGGTGCATGATAGGCAATATTCTCGAGATGTTCGGGAGACCACTCCCGATGATACTAATGAGGATTGTGTAGTTGACGCGATAAGGGTCTTGTAAGAGTAACAAGCGATCATTCTAGACTACCTCACGTGACAGaataaggttatgacggagttgaagcaAGTGCCGTCgggagcttcaaataatgcaaacaaacGAGATCCAGTTCCTCCCGGGGTTCCCACGAATCAAACGACGCATAGGGTCGACAGCAACACCCCCAGGGGTGAAATTGGCTCCGATGGGGTAGGGGGAACGGATCCGGCCTCAACAACGAGAATGATCCTTTCAAGAATAaacttttacggtttatgagggaagtgaacgctCGCATGGACCAGATCCCGGGGGCGCCACCAGTGCTGAAAGGTCCGGATTCGAAAAAGTATACTCAATTTCCATACAAGCCAAGTATGACACGAGAGTTAATctcgaagcggttcaaaatgcctgaagtgacaaagtatgacggaacttcagacccccaggagcatattaccacctacacaacgacggtaaagggaaatgatttagctcctcacaaaattgaatctgtattgctaaagaaatttggagaaaccctcacgaggggagccttgacgtaGTATTCGCTGTTACCTGAGCATTGCATAGACTCCTTTGAAATGCTcacggattctttcatcaaggttCATGCCGGAGCTATAAAAGTACATGCCCAAAAGgctgacatattcaggattgcgcaTAGAGAATCTGAGCTACTACGAGAGTTCATTACCCGATTCCAGAAGGAGAGAGTGTTGCTCACGGTTGTCCCagatgaatgggcggctgaagtattcaccaagggattgaatccgaggagttcagacgcttcccgaaaattgaaagaaagctTACTCGAGTTTCAAGTAACAACctgggcggatgtccacaaccggtacgaatcaaaactaaggatcgaagatgattaGGTTGGTTTTCCATCATCGACCAAAGGACGAGAAAAGAGGAGAGAAAATAAAAGGATGATTATGACGCGGAAAGGCGGACTTCGAGGGCCCGGTTTTTGCCCTACCAACGGACCGAAGGCCGCAACAGGGGTTTCCGGATAGTGttataagtagggattttaacctattatttgctctcttttacttgtgttttaggccaaaaatgcttcaaggtattcccgaaaactaataaaatattcttgcttgcagggattgttcaaaatgagccaaaggaatcaaaatcaactcacaaaggagtcaaaagtttaacaaaaccaaggctgggcaaagaggtctaaagcgcggaccgcacaaataatGTGCGGCCGTGATcaaaattatgtggtccgcaagaGGGAGATCCAGAGAGTGTAATTTTGGGCCAAGTGATGAGCGCGAACCCgcaccagaaatgtgcggccgcataagtCCTTGTGCGGACGCAATTgaaattacgcggtccgcgatgactgagattcagagagctgacaatttgagcaaaagagagaagtgcggaccgcaccagaattgtgcggccgcagaagtcccTTGTGCGGCCGCGATCGAAATTATGCGATCCGcaagatgaagaatcagagagttgatttcacTCAAGAACGCGGACCACATCacttttatgcggccgcataatctggaGCGCGGCCGCTcttagaattatgcggtccacgAAAGTTTagctcaacccagatccaaaagagaagaacgcgtcccgcatcagaattatgcggccgcgaaagcaagagtgcggccgcactcagaattacgcggccgcacaacctacagaggggtatttttgtcagatatttttagcttagtataaataaaactttttatcatttttagggtatgtcaggttatgttatgttttgtatAAGCACATGTGACGGCTGGTTTTACTGTTTTCAGAATTtttttgtactagattcacttcttaatattagattttcattccataaattaatattatagattttatcttcatttcatctttaatttctgttattttcataagtagctaaacccatagttagggttgtgacccaaccctagtgtgggtatttcattttagggcttgaatgtgaatgagttagtgatatttagcctagttcttgctagaactcaagaattaatggttgtaaatatTGATTTATGCATTTATGACTTAGTCTATACTtaagaaagagggactaagtctataAAAACTAGgcttaacaaggaattggggtgaactcaaaaaattgatagccccaattaaagggttaaacctagagatagtaatacccaacttgagctaatatcacttgatttgcatgaatacccatttggacttgaaaaggccaaattgggcaaaatcactcaaactaccgagaggtatagagtgagtaccctggtgtgatagctatattataatcccaactaatcaagcttgccctagatttttctacccgttagatatccacctaggtagaagtcactaccctagtctctttaaacatttgaaaaacaacaacaaaaacattgttcttagtttcaattattgcaatctttagagtaaagttagaagtagaaaAACCAATCAAGTTTATGGAAGTGCAATTAAAGCCAAAACTTGctattaacttagatatacacctaatcccatattctaactccctgtggattcgatcccgacctttgttGGGATTATTATTGCGTCGACCGCCTCGCCACTCAATTGTGGTGTGGGTTTGGCACAGATCACAACGGGCATGTTTGCTGTTGACAGGAGGTTTGATCGCGGTCGGAACAATCGATCACTAAAGGATAACGAAGTGTCAGGATCgcgggatccttcttaccccaagttatcggaatacaacttcaacgccagtctaatggagttggtgtcggccatgagaaacatcaaagaagcacgatTCTCGAAACCGTtgagatctgatcccagccagagggatcccaacttgtggtgtgaataccacgggacGAATGACCACCGGACGGGGGACTGTCGACAACTCCGGGAAGAAGTGAcaacattattgaagaatggtcacctcagagaagtgaccgagctaagaacaattatagTCGTAACCGAGACAATGCAGAaccctcgaaagcaggagaagatcccccCGTCAAACAATCAACATGATCTATATAaggaacgagattaacggggtcaccttttcagtagcaaagaagatgaaagtatcaataatgcatagcaaaaggcttcgggaagacgatatcacttttatggaggaggacgcagacggattgctgctaccacacaacgatgcactggtaagtTATTTAAATatgctagattttaagattaaacgtgttctagtggatccaggaagttcaacTATtgtcatacaatggagagtattggagtaagctaaactcaccggaagcattattctgGCCACAAAACTCCTCATCGGATTCAACCTcaagtgtgacaacccggggagaaattttattactcacgaacgctgaaggagtaatgaaaacaactctttttGAAGCagtagatggtgatatgggacacaacatcattctgggaaggccatggttgcacgagatgaaagttgtaccattaacatatcaccaattgctgaagtttccaacgtCCGAAGTAATTAAGcagataaggggtgatcaaccgGCGACAAGGGAGATGAATACAATTttggtctccagtagcaaaggaaagaaacacatggcatagcaattacagggacCAACACCTACTCCCAAACTAGATGACGTTAGCCCGGGGGCAGAGGCGTCGGAAtattatcaggtgccgagatactTTCAAGTTCCAGAAGAGACCGATGCAACGAAGTCCACAGCTGAAGAGCTGGAGCAAGgtggcattgttcgaagaattcctagaaatgAAATTCTACTTGGGGATAGGAATACACCCAGAACTTAAGTCCGactttattaaattccttaaatctaacgccgattgttttgcatggtggCATAAGGATATGACAGGCATCCCGATAGAGGTAGTCGTACACAACTTAAGCTTAGATCCCAGCATACCTCCGATAAGACAAAAGAAACGCTTGATTGCCGAAAcgaggaataaattcgtcaaagaagaggtaacccgcttattTAATATcagttcaatccgagaggtaagatatccagactagctagccaatgtagtagtagttcctaataAGAACAATAGGTTTCACATATATAGATTATAGAGATCTTAACAAGGCGTGCCagaaagactcattcccattgccaaacatcgatcaaatgattgatgccacggtcGGGCacaagttaatgagtttcctcgatgcttattccaggtacaaccaaattaagatgaacccggaggattaggaaaaaacttcgtttataacaaatttcgatatatatattgctataatgtgatgcccttcaggttgaaaaatgccggagccacttaccaacgactcgtgaacaagatgtttgaaaataaaataggaaaaactatgaaagtttatatagacgatatgctcgttaagtctttaaatGCAAGTTATCATCTTAAACatatgaaacttaatcccgagaaatgcgcgttcggggtcagctctggtaagtttctaggatttctggtatcacaaaggggaattgaggtaaacctcgataagatcaaggccatagaagacataTCGGACCAACTAtcaaacgtgaaggaagtccaaaggcttacGGGGAGATtgacagctttgagcaggttcatttccgagccatcaaaaaAGTGTCATCGTTTCttcgcactgctcaaaaagaaaaataatttcgaatgaaccccggagtgccagcaggctttgagagatttaaaaaaaatacttgttAAGCCCTCCATTACTTTCAAAACCAAAATAAGGTGAAACGTTGTTGGTTTATCTCGCGGTcacagaagttgcggtaagtgcggttttagtccaAGAGAACGAAGGTAcgtaatctcccatttattatgttagtaaaattttaacgggagcagaaacttgTTACCCACATTTGGAtaagctggccttagctctcgtagtcgccgctcagaAGCTGAGgtcctacttccaatgccacctgatagctgtggtgactactttccctttgcgcAACATCCTTTATAAACTCGAGCTCTCAgatagattggccaaatgggccatcaaaaagagtgaattcgacatagaatataaaccaaggactataattaagtcgcaagtcttggctgacttcgtggccgatttcagtccaggATTATTGCCTCTGCAACCAAGGAAGCAATAATGGTATCGGAATcgacatcaggggtttggaccttatttacagacggagcttcgaacgtaaaagggtacgggctcggtatagtcttaatcacgccttcgggggagaccctaaggcaagccatcaggacggtccatttaactaacaacgaagcagagtatgaagctttgattgtagggctcgaattggcccgagGACTTGACTCCaaggtcatcgaaatcaaatacgattcacagctggtggtaaatcaggtctacgggatcttcgagaGCAAAGAagagcgcatgcaacaatacaTGGTAAAGGTTTAGGCTCTGTTGGCGcgattccgggagtggtcaattactcatatcccaagggaagaTAACACAGAAGCAGACACATCCTAGGATCATCGacggaaataaagggatcggagtccaggacggtagtacaactgatgaactcagtcctggatacagatggttactatgaggtaaattcgactaatctagtttgggactggaggaatgaaatCATCGATTATCTCGAACACGGGAAGCTACCTGAAGACCCCAAACTATCCCGGGCGCTGTGCGCCAAAGCAGCAGGATATAGCTTCAAGACatgccaattgtatagaaaatcttttcaaggccTGCTGGACCGATGCTTAGGGGCATCCGAAGCAAACTATGTTATGAGAGACgttcacgaagggatatgcggcaaccactcgGGCGCAGATTCCTTAGTGCTAAAGTTGGTAAGGGCAAAATATTATTGGCCCCGCATAGAACAAGATACCAAAGATTTCGTACGAAAATGTTATAAGTgtcaacgctacgcaccactggTGCATCAActggcagaacccttacattcggttctgtccccgtggtcgttcatgaaatgggggatggacatcgtcagaCCACTACCACCGGCTCccgaaaaggtaagatttcttttaattttgactgactatttttctaagtgggtggaagcaggtccttatcagaagatcggagaacgcgaaATGGTGGATTTCTTGTGGTTGCAGGtgcggaataccaaaagagatagcatgcgacaatgggccataaTTTATCGGCGCAAAAATTACAAAGTTTCtccaagatttaaaaataaagaggatcacatcttcaccctatcatccgagAGCAAACGGTTAAGCGGAGTcgacgaacaaagtgattatttaaaatctcaagaaaaggttggaagcagctaAGGATAATTGGCCCGAGGAATtacccggagttctatgggcataccgaacaacgacCAAGTCAAGCACATGGGAAACCCCTTTTTCCCTCGTGTACGGTGCAGAAGCTTTAATCTCGGTGGAAGTATGGGAAGTacccaccttgagatatttccagcCAGATGAAGAATCGAATAACAAAGCAATATtagtcaacttggaactgcttgATGAACGTAGGGACTTGGTgcatgtaagaatggtagctcaaaagcagagaatagagcggtattataatcgaagagccaacctccgttatttcaaagtaggagacttggtcctaagaaaagtaactcaaaacacctaGGATCTCaacgcggggaagctaggtccaacgtgggaaggcccATACcaggtttcagctatcaccgggaaaggttcatacgagttgaaaaaccaaaatggagaaaagttgcccaGCAATTGTAacatggcacacctcaaaagatattattgctgatgaacattatcctatcagaaagtatgtgctgcactctttttcccttcgttcagtttttgtcccaattgggtttttctggaaaggtttttaatgaggtagtAACAGAAAGGATACTACgaaaacaataacaataagacctttaatagcaaggaATACAAGCAAAGATCCACTCGGGGATGGTTAAATAATTTTTTGCTCTATAGAAAATTCCcatcgggaagttaagtttgctattgagCAAAGGTTACCTGATCGTTCACGAGTAAAACCACTAaaggattgttagatagtccttcgctcgatagcataaattcctaaggggaagtaaagtgtgttaccaagttaaggattatctagcaatgcaTTAGTagaatcttcgaagatacaagacttccagtattccaattcacactcttcgcattcaaacactgggGGGGAATTATATGGGGATAtggcaacaatgactgccacgtcgaTAGGAAAATAAAAATCGGAAATATAATTGCATCATCAGGACCGGGGACTGAGTGGCCAGCCttgtagaaataagttgtacaagttagtcaaaagtaatggcaatttcttttcagcatagcaaaAGCTTATGTagtttttgaaaatagaaggaataaaatgaaatccttttgtttttatcttgtttcttgtctgaat of Nicotiana tomentosiformis chromosome 7, ASM39032v3, whole genome shotgun sequence contains these proteins:
- the LOC104120584 gene encoding QWRF motif-containing protein 3, which codes for MKENDCENMVFDHSLTLKKPNSRKISSRYLSHTSNHSILDTENQSPQNIVPKPRSSTDSRKHKSLENSGLMGKLWPSSSSTIDTFGNHLGNERLKDIEERKNCKTPMFLSKQKSCTEFSRFENEKESTKEKRKSFFGGSMRYTGKLKFPGRFSTSSKSSNLLEDYSDHIVPGRLSVDENSLRRRSNSARIRSDILSDLEHESEYSDIDSNNSLDSPVIRRNLAPSYMAPTMSSRKAGIEVPSKYMQDSSSKWSRRWSADSSVQKPVSSDSSPKLGLKFKNPIQRIGSLNSKTSKWTLSPGRPNSPPMLIENKGTFMLNMKPPTSPSRGKKVGNFLSMGLELFKGKKFSSVAASPLRPGMAESVHQLRMLHNRLMQWRYVKAKADIVNQNISKQAEANLVYAWGGLIKLRQSVVQKKLQLQRQKLDMKLSFILHAQIKLLEAWDSMERQHSSSVSKSIDGLQSAVCRVPLIEGATVEPQSAIITLQHASDVSSSIEKILSTFSSGAEKIAEVLKEMAEVAVQEKLLLEEFLELFKNISALESQERSLKCSIMQLRLQQEQYCKKEKNMVSA
- the LOC138895344 gene encoding uncharacterized protein produces the protein MHSKRLREDDITFMEEDADGLLLPHNDALWIQEVQLLSYNGEYWSKLNSPEALFWPQNSSSDSTSSVTTRGEILLLTNAEGVMKTTLFEAVDGDMGHNIILGRPWLHEMKVVPLTYHQLLKFPTSEVIKQIRGDQPATREMNTILVSSSKGKKHMA